Proteins encoded in a region of the Mycolicibacterium duvalii genome:
- the galE gene encoding UDP-glucose 4-epimerase GalE: protein MTWLVTGGAGYIGAHVVRALRGAGLDTVVIDDLSTGLARFVPDGVPLVHATLLDADAVRSTLDTYGVSGVIHIAGYKYAGESVQRPLHTYEQNVSAMVTLLAATTAAGIDKVVFSSSAATYGTPETDVVDEGTATRPESPYGESKLIGEWLLRDIGAASGLRHTSLRYFNVVGSGSDDVFDVSPFNLFPKVFDMLLRGQTPRINGADYPTPDGTCVRDYVHVADIAAAHVAAARRLDAGQPIERVYNLGSGSGTSVREIMTAMRAVTGVDFEPEVAPRRPGDPARIVANGDLAARDLDWRMRHSLTDMVASAWSARQAAGASYPTAGTAP, encoded by the coding sequence GTGACCTGGTTGGTGACCGGCGGCGCCGGATACATCGGCGCGCATGTGGTGCGGGCGCTGCGCGGCGCCGGTCTGGACACCGTGGTGATCGACGACCTGTCCACTGGTCTGGCGCGATTCGTCCCGGACGGGGTGCCGCTGGTACACGCCACCCTCCTCGACGCCGATGCGGTGCGCTCGACGCTGGACACGTACGGGGTGAGCGGAGTCATTCATATCGCCGGCTACAAGTACGCCGGGGAATCGGTGCAGCGGCCGCTGCACACCTACGAACAGAACGTGTCGGCGATGGTCACGCTGCTGGCCGCGACGACCGCCGCCGGTATCGACAAGGTCGTGTTCTCGTCGAGCGCGGCGACCTACGGCACACCCGAGACCGACGTCGTCGACGAGGGCACCGCGACCCGCCCGGAATCGCCGTACGGCGAGAGCAAGCTGATCGGCGAATGGTTGCTGCGCGACATCGGCGCCGCCTCCGGGTTGCGCCACACCAGCTTGCGGTACTTCAACGTCGTCGGCTCCGGTTCCGACGATGTCTTCGACGTCAGCCCGTTCAACCTGTTCCCGAAGGTGTTCGACATGCTTCTGCGGGGCCAGACCCCGCGGATCAACGGCGCCGACTATCCGACACCGGACGGCACCTGCGTGCGGGACTACGTCCACGTCGCCGACATCGCCGCCGCGCACGTCGCGGCGGCCCGCCGACTGGACGCGGGCCAGCCGATCGAGCGGGTGTACAACCTCGGCAGCGGCTCGGGCACCTCGGTGCGCGAGATCATGACGGCGATGCGCGCGGTCACCGGGGTCGATTTCGAACCCGAGGTGGCGCCGCGCCGGCCCGGGGACCCGGCCCGCATCGTCGCCAACGGCGACCTCGCCGCCCGGGACCTGGACTGGCGGATGCGCCACTCGCTGACCGACATGGTGGCCTCGGCGTGGTCGGCGCGCCAGGCCGCCGGCGCGTCCTATCCGACTGCTGGGACGGCCCCCTGA
- a CDS encoding M1 family metallopeptidase, with product MTTRRRAAKKAAAPVIDPYLPGVGNFGYRVSRYELDLDYKVASNRLAGAATITAVTLAELTSFTLDLSGALTVSKVSVNGRRPAQFRTAEDKLHITLTDPLPAGAAMTIVVRYGGNPRPIRTVWGAVGFEELTEGALVAGQPNGASSWFPCDDHPAAKASFGIRVATESPYYALANGALTSRRARAGTTTWVYEQAEPTSTYLITLQIGVYQRHRMSKNGVEIAAVLPDRLRRAFDHDFARQPEMMELFTELFGPYPLSTGYTVVVTDDDLEIPLEAQGISIFGANHCTGSRSSERLIAHELAHQWFGNSVTAQRWRHIWLHEGFACYAEWLWSQHSGARSADELARHYHQKLAGSAQDLVLADPGPKDMFDDRLYKRGALTLHALRKQLGDSDFFALLRDWTTRYRHGTAVTDDFTGLAAHYCDRSLRPLWKAWLYTPELPPLDGWA from the coding sequence GTGACCACCCGTCGACGCGCAGCCAAGAAAGCCGCGGCCCCGGTCATCGACCCGTACCTGCCCGGCGTCGGCAACTTCGGCTACCGGGTGTCGCGGTACGAGCTCGATCTCGACTACAAGGTCGCCAGCAACCGGCTGGCCGGTGCCGCGACGATCACCGCGGTGACGCTGGCCGAACTGACGTCGTTCACGCTGGATCTGTCGGGCGCGCTGACGGTGTCGAAGGTGTCGGTCAACGGACGCCGGCCGGCCCAGTTCCGCACCGCCGAGGACAAGCTGCACATCACGCTGACCGATCCCCTGCCCGCCGGCGCGGCGATGACGATCGTGGTGCGCTACGGCGGCAACCCGCGCCCGATCCGAACGGTTTGGGGCGCAGTGGGTTTCGAGGAGCTGACCGAAGGCGCGCTGGTCGCCGGCCAACCGAACGGGGCATCGTCGTGGTTCCCGTGCGACGACCATCCGGCCGCCAAGGCCAGCTTCGGCATCCGGGTGGCCACCGAGAGCCCGTACTACGCGCTGGCCAACGGCGCGTTGACCTCTCGGCGCGCCCGCGCCGGGACGACCACCTGGGTCTACGAGCAGGCGGAGCCGACCTCGACCTATCTGATCACCCTGCAGATCGGCGTGTACCAGCGGCACCGGATGAGCAAGAATGGCGTCGAGATCGCGGCCGTGCTGCCCGACCGGTTGCGCCGAGCGTTCGACCACGACTTCGCCCGTCAGCCCGAGATGATGGAGTTGTTCACCGAGTTGTTCGGGCCCTACCCGCTCTCGACCGGCTACACCGTGGTGGTCACCGACGACGACCTCGAGATTCCGCTGGAGGCGCAGGGCATTTCGATCTTCGGGGCCAACCACTGCACCGGTAGCCGATCGTCGGAGCGACTGATCGCCCACGAACTGGCCCATCAGTGGTTCGGCAACTCCGTCACCGCGCAACGGTGGCGCCACATCTGGTTGCACGAGGGCTTCGCCTGCTACGCGGAATGGTTGTGGTCGCAGCACAGCGGCGCGCGCAGCGCCGACGAACTGGCCCGCCACTACCATCAGAAGCTGGCCGGCTCCGCCCAGGATCTCGTGCTGGCCGATCCGGGCCCCAAGGACATGTTCGACGACCGTCTCTACAAGCGCGGCGCACTCACCCTGCATGCACTGCGCAAACAGCTCGGCGACTCGGATTTTTTTGCGCTGCTACGGGATTGGACCACCCGTTATCGACACGGAACCGCGGTGACCGACGACTTCACCGGTCTGGCCGCGCACTACTGCGACCGGTCGCTGCGCCCGTTGTGGAAAGCCTGGTTGTACACCCCTGAACTCCCGCCGCTGGACGGGTGGGCGTGA
- a CDS encoding Pls/PosA family non-ribosomal peptide synthetase, with amino-acid sequence MTAADFTPQIPSQFLQSALAPPPRTLIDILYDTAQRYPEAPALDDGEVQLTYAELIGDIEDSVAWLAARGIGRGDRIGIRMPSGSYALYVAILATLAAGAAYVPVDADDPAERAELVFTEADVVAVITERGLVRGPGSSRGWRAAAPLSRDDAWIIFTSGSTGTPKGVAVTHRSAAAFVDAEATMFCRDNPLGPGDRVLAGLSVGFDASCEEMWLAWRHGACLVPAPRSLVRSGMDLGPWLVTRDITVVSTVPTLAALWPPEALESVRLLIFGGEACPPELADRLAAGPDGAGREVWNTYGPTEATVVSCAARLTGGGAVSIGLPLPGWDLAVVDAAGEPVGEGQTGELVIGGVGLARYLDAAKDSEKFAAMPSLSHLGSWSRAYRSGDLVRLESDGLYFVGRADDQVKVGGRRIELGEVDTALLNLPGVAGGAAAVRRTRGGTPVLVGYVVAADPAGFDVAGARALLAERLPGALVPRLVLVDELPTRTSGKVDRDALPWPVGDDRDPGAADLAGTAGWLAELWRDVLAAPVDGPQADFFALGGGSLSAAQLIAALRGRYPEVTVADLYDHPRLGSLAAYLDEMAPAPEVTPRSVRPVPRWSQAVQVISTVPLAMLGGAQWVVWLALANNVAAQLALVPWARPVSWWWVLAGFVLFVTPLGRMGIAAFGARLLVGTLAPGSYRRGGPEHLRVWLAERLAAAGGAENMAGAPWLVYYARALGNSVGHGVDLHSAPPVTGMLTLGHRCAIEPEVDLTGYWVDGDTFHVGPITVGNDATIGARTTLLPGAVVGKNADVAPGSAVVGKVKNAQYWKGSPAVKSGKAKHPWPDQRPPRAPQWAVVFGVTSLLLAALPLVALASGLAIIGAAVRGTESPAAAVTPTLVWLVPATLTSLVVYAALTVIGVRVLAIGLTEGYHPVRSRAGWQLWATERLMDSARNYLFPIYASLLTPAWLRLLGAKVGRGTEISTVLLIPKFTVVDDGAFLADDTMVASYELGGGWIHVARATVGKRAFLGNSGITQPGRRVPDDGLVAVLSATPTKAKTGSSWLGSPPMRLRRKPTAADALRTFQPSARLRMLRAAVETCRVVPVVVTFALGVAVLAALQAMAVHVGWWWAALAAGAILLAAGGLAGAVAVIAKRLVVGPIRVGEHPLWSSFVWRNEVADTFVETVAAPWFARAAAGTPVMNVWLRALGATIGRGVWCETYWLPEADLVTLGDGSTVNRGCVVQTHLFHDRIMRMDVVTVEAGATLGPHCIALPAARIGSGATVGPASLVVRGDEVPASTRWQGNPIAPWHARRKKGAPETGTKSKKSAAA; translated from the coding sequence GTGACAGCAGCGGATTTCACGCCGCAGATCCCGAGCCAGTTCCTCCAATCTGCGCTAGCACCCCCACCGCGCACCCTGATCGACATCCTGTACGACACCGCGCAGCGCTACCCGGAGGCGCCGGCCCTCGACGACGGCGAGGTGCAGCTGACCTACGCCGAGCTGATCGGCGACATCGAGGACAGCGTTGCGTGGCTCGCGGCGCGCGGCATCGGCCGCGGCGACCGCATCGGCATCCGGATGCCGTCGGGCAGCTACGCGCTCTACGTCGCGATCCTGGCCACCCTGGCCGCCGGCGCGGCCTACGTGCCCGTCGACGCCGACGACCCCGCCGAGCGGGCCGAGCTGGTCTTCACCGAGGCCGACGTCGTCGCGGTGATCACCGAACGCGGGCTGGTGCGCGGGCCGGGTTCGTCGCGCGGCTGGCGGGCGGCGGCGCCGCTGAGCCGCGACGACGCGTGGATCATCTTCACCTCCGGCTCCACCGGCACCCCCAAAGGCGTGGCCGTCACCCATCGCAGCGCCGCGGCGTTCGTCGACGCCGAGGCCACCATGTTCTGCCGGGACAACCCGCTGGGACCGGGCGATCGGGTGCTGGCCGGGCTGTCGGTCGGGTTCGACGCGTCGTGCGAGGAGATGTGGCTGGCCTGGCGGCACGGCGCGTGCCTGGTCCCCGCGCCCCGCTCACTGGTGCGCAGCGGCATGGACCTGGGCCCGTGGCTGGTGACCCGCGACATCACCGTCGTGTCGACGGTGCCGACGCTGGCCGCCCTGTGGCCCCCGGAGGCGCTCGAATCGGTGCGATTGCTCATCTTCGGCGGTGAGGCGTGCCCGCCCGAGCTGGCCGACCGGCTGGCGGCCGGTCCCGACGGCGCGGGGCGCGAGGTCTGGAACACCTACGGTCCCACCGAGGCCACCGTGGTGTCCTGCGCGGCACGTCTGACCGGCGGCGGAGCCGTCAGCATCGGGTTGCCGCTGCCCGGCTGGGATCTGGCGGTCGTCGACGCGGCCGGCGAACCGGTCGGCGAGGGCCAGACCGGTGAGCTGGTCATCGGCGGTGTCGGGCTGGCCCGCTACCTCGACGCCGCCAAGGATTCCGAGAAGTTCGCCGCGATGCCTTCGCTGAGCCACCTCGGCTCCTGGAGCCGCGCCTATCGCAGCGGCGACCTGGTGCGCCTGGAGTCCGACGGCCTGTACTTCGTGGGCCGTGCCGACGACCAGGTCAAGGTGGGCGGGCGGCGGATCGAGCTCGGGGAGGTCGACACCGCCCTGCTGAATCTGCCCGGCGTGGCCGGCGGTGCGGCCGCGGTGCGCCGGACCCGCGGCGGCACCCCGGTGCTGGTCGGATATGTGGTCGCCGCCGATCCCGCCGGTTTCGACGTCGCCGGCGCGCGCGCCCTGCTCGCCGAGCGGCTGCCCGGGGCACTGGTCCCGCGTCTGGTGCTCGTCGACGAGCTGCCCACCCGTACCTCCGGGAAGGTGGACCGGGACGCGCTGCCGTGGCCCGTCGGCGACGACCGCGATCCCGGTGCCGCCGACCTGGCCGGGACCGCCGGCTGGCTGGCCGAGCTGTGGCGTGACGTGCTCGCCGCGCCGGTCGACGGGCCGCAGGCCGACTTCTTCGCGCTGGGCGGCGGCTCGCTGTCGGCCGCGCAGCTGATCGCCGCGCTGCGCGGGCGCTACCCCGAGGTGACCGTCGCCGATCTCTACGACCATCCCCGGCTCGGATCGCTGGCCGCCTACCTCGACGAGATGGCGCCGGCGCCGGAGGTGACCCCCCGGTCGGTCCGGCCGGTGCCGCGGTGGTCGCAGGCCGTGCAGGTGATCTCGACGGTGCCGCTGGCGATGCTGGGCGGCGCCCAGTGGGTGGTGTGGCTGGCGCTGGCCAACAACGTCGCCGCGCAGCTGGCCCTGGTGCCGTGGGCGCGGCCGGTCAGCTGGTGGTGGGTACTGGCCGGGTTCGTGCTCTTCGTGACCCCCCTGGGCCGCATGGGAATCGCCGCGTTCGGTGCGCGCCTGCTCGTCGGCACCCTGGCCCCGGGGAGCTACCGCCGGGGCGGACCCGAGCATCTGCGGGTGTGGCTGGCGGAGCGGTTGGCCGCCGCCGGCGGGGCGGAGAACATGGCCGGTGCGCCGTGGCTGGTGTATTACGCGCGTGCCCTGGGCAATTCGGTCGGGCACGGGGTGGACCTGCACTCGGCGCCGCCGGTCACCGGGATGCTGACCCTCGGGCATCGGTGCGCCATCGAACCGGAGGTCGATCTGACCGGCTACTGGGTCGACGGCGACACCTTCCACGTCGGTCCGATCACCGTCGGCAACGACGCCACGATCGGCGCCCGGACCACGCTGCTGCCCGGCGCCGTGGTGGGCAAGAACGCCGACGTCGCGCCGGGATCGGCGGTCGTCGGCAAGGTCAAGAACGCGCAGTACTGGAAAGGGTCACCCGCGGTGAAGTCGGGCAAGGCCAAACATCCGTGGCCGGACCAGCGTCCGCCGCGCGCACCGCAGTGGGCCGTGGTCTTCGGCGTGACATCGTTGCTGCTGGCCGCGTTGCCGCTGGTCGCGCTCGCTTCGGGGCTTGCGATCATCGGTGCGGCGGTGCGCGGCACCGAGTCGCCGGCCGCCGCGGTGACGCCGACCCTGGTGTGGCTGGTGCCCGCGACGCTGACCTCGCTGGTGGTCTACGCCGCGCTGACGGTGATCGGCGTGCGGGTGCTGGCCATCGGCCTGACCGAGGGGTATCACCCGGTGCGCAGCCGGGCCGGCTGGCAGCTGTGGGCCACCGAGCGGTTGATGGACTCCGCGCGAAATTATCTGTTCCCGATCTATGCGAGCCTGCTGACCCCGGCCTGGCTGCGTCTGCTCGGTGCGAAAGTCGGTCGGGGAACCGAGATCTCGACGGTGCTGCTGATCCCGAAGTTCACCGTCGTCGACGACGGCGCGTTCTTGGCCGACGACACCATGGTCGCGTCCTACGAACTCGGTGGCGGATGGATCCACGTGGCGCGGGCCACCGTCGGCAAGCGGGCGTTCCTCGGCAATTCGGGGATCACCCAGCCGGGGCGCCGCGTGCCCGACGACGGGTTGGTCGCGGTGCTGTCGGCCACGCCGACCAAAGCCAAGACCGGCTCCTCCTGGCTGGGCAGTCCCCCGATGCGGTTGCGCCGCAAGCCCACCGCGGCCGACGCCCTGCGCACCTTCCAGCCGTCGGCCCGCCTGAGGATGTTGCGGGCCGCCGTCGAGACCTGCCGGGTGGTACCCGTGGTGGTGACGTTCGCGCTGGGCGTGGCCGTGCTCGCCGCGCTGCAGGCGATGGCCGTGCACGTCGGCTGGTGGTGGGCGGCGCTGGCCGCCGGGGCGATACTGCTGGCCGCCGGCGGGCTGGCCGGCGCGGTCGCGGTGATCGCCAAACGGCTTGTGGTGGGACCGATCCGCGTGGGCGAACATCCGTTGTGGTCGTCGTTCGTGTGGCGCAACGAAGTCGCCGACACGTTCGTCGAGACGGTCGCGGCCCCGTGGTTCGCCCGGGCTGCCGCAGGAACCCCGGTGATGAACGTGTGGCTGCGCGCGCTGGGCGCGACGATCGGGCGCGGTGTGTGGTGTGAGACCTACTGGCTGCCCGAGGCGGATCTGGTGACGCTCGGTGACGGATCGACGGTCAACCGCGGCTGTGTGGTGCAGACGCACCTGTTCCACGACAGGATCATGCGGATGGACGTCGTCACGGTGGAAGCCGGCGCCACGCTGGGACCGCACTGTATCGCCCTGCCGGCCGCCCGGATCGGCTCCGGCGCCACCGTCGGCCCGGCCTCGCTGGTGGTGCGCGGCGACGAGGTGCCAGCGTCCACCCGGTGGCAGGGCAACCCGATCGCGCCGTGGCACGCCCGCCGCAAGAAGGGCGCGCCGGAAACCGGGACCAAATCCAAGAAGTCCGCGGCGGCGTGA
- a CDS encoding IS110 family transposase, with amino-acid sequence MKEATTMVVVGADVHKRTHTFVAVDEVGRKLAEKTVTAITAGHAEMVMWARQRFGDDVVWAIEDCRHLSARLERDLLALGQKVVRVPPKLMAQSRASARTRGKSDPIDALAVARGFLREPDLPIASHDEISRELKLLVDRREVLVAQRTATINRLLWRVHELDPGHAPKPRSLDLAKHRRLLGQWLDTQTGIVAELARDELADITRLTETINTLATRIGERVRKVAPVLLAMPGCGELTAAKLVGEAAGVSRFKSEAAFARHAGVAPVPVWSGNTRGRVRMTRSGNRQLNAALHRIAVTQIRLDGVGQTYYRRRLTTGDSTPEALRCLKRRLARVVYGHLHTDHNNHHKPCQTAAA; translated from the coding sequence GTGAAGGAGGCAACCACCATGGTTGTTGTTGGAGCCGATGTACACAAGCGCACCCACACCTTCGTCGCCGTCGACGAGGTGGGCCGCAAGCTCGCTGAGAAGACCGTCACCGCGATCACCGCTGGGCATGCCGAGATGGTGATGTGGGCCCGGCAACGGTTCGGCGACGATGTCGTCTGGGCGATCGAGGACTGCCGGCATCTGTCGGCGCGTCTGGAACGCGATCTGTTGGCCCTGGGCCAGAAGGTGGTGCGGGTCCCCCCGAAGTTGATGGCCCAGAGCAGGGCCTCGGCCCGTACCCGCGGCAAGTCCGACCCGATCGACGCACTTGCAGTCGCGCGGGGTTTCCTGCGTGAGCCCGATCTTCCGATCGCCTCGCATGACGAGATCTCGCGCGAGCTCAAGCTGCTGGTGGATCGCCGGGAAGTCCTTGTCGCCCAACGCACCGCGACGATCAACCGATTGTTGTGGCGGGTCCACGAACTCGACCCCGGACACGCACCCAAACCGCGGTCGCTGGACCTGGCCAAACATCGCCGCCTGCTTGGTCAGTGGTTGGACACCCAGACCGGGATCGTCGCCGAGTTGGCCCGCGACGAGCTGGCCGACATCACCCGCCTGACCGAGACGATCAACACGTTGGCCACACGTATAGGCGAACGTGTGCGTAAGGTCGCGCCGGTCTTGCTGGCCATGCCGGGCTGTGGGGAGCTGACCGCGGCCAAACTGGTCGGTGAGGCCGCCGGGGTCAGCCGGTTCAAAAGCGAGGCGGCCTTCGCCCGTCACGCCGGGGTGGCGCCGGTGCCGGTGTGGTCGGGAAACACCCGTGGACGTGTTCGGATGACCCGGTCAGGCAACCGCCAACTCAACGCCGCACTACACCGCATCGCGGTCACCCAGATCCGCCTCGACGGCGTCGGCCAGACCTACTACCGACGCCGCCTCACCACAGGCGACTCCACACCCGAAGCCCTGCGCTGCCTCAAGCGCCGCCTGGCCCGCGTCGTCTACGGACACCTCCACACCGATCACAACAACCATCACAAGCCTTGCCAAACGGCAGCGGCTTGA
- a CDS encoding TerC family protein, translated as MNVSGLEWAITLTVTMAILLFDVIVIGRRPHEPTRRETAGYLTLYVGLAIAFGLWTWFFHGSQYGLEFFAGWLTEYSLSVDNLFIFLIIMASFKVPRIYQQQALLVGIILALVFRGIFIALGAVAIQQFSWVFYLFGAFLVYTAVKLVRDTEHDDDADNAVVRFAQKRLKFTDTWDGLKLWVRDNGTRVMTPMFLVIVALGTTDLLFALDSIPAIYGLTREPYLVFTANVFALMGLRQLYFLLGDLLKRLVYLSQGLAVILGFIGVKLLLHALHENELPFINGGEHVPVPEIPTLASLGVIVVTLLITTVASLYKTRVHDVRNGRTPEPAPDSGPPR; from the coding sequence ATGAACGTCAGTGGGCTGGAGTGGGCGATCACGCTCACGGTGACGATGGCGATCCTGCTGTTCGACGTGATCGTGATCGGGCGGCGTCCGCATGAGCCGACCCGGCGGGAGACCGCCGGCTACCTGACCCTCTACGTCGGCCTGGCGATCGCGTTCGGGCTGTGGACCTGGTTCTTCCACGGCAGCCAGTACGGCCTGGAGTTCTTCGCCGGCTGGCTCACCGAGTACAGCCTGTCGGTGGACAACCTGTTCATCTTCTTGATCATCATGGCCAGCTTCAAGGTGCCGCGGATCTACCAGCAGCAGGCCCTGCTGGTCGGCATCATCCTGGCGCTGGTGTTCCGCGGCATCTTCATCGCGTTGGGTGCGGTCGCCATCCAGCAGTTCTCGTGGGTGTTCTACCTGTTCGGCGCGTTTCTGGTGTACACGGCGGTCAAGCTGGTGCGCGACACCGAACACGACGACGACGCCGACAACGCGGTGGTGCGGTTCGCGCAGAAGCGGCTGAAGTTCACCGACACCTGGGACGGCCTCAAACTCTGGGTGCGGGACAACGGCACCCGGGTGATGACGCCGATGTTCCTGGTCATCGTGGCGCTGGGCACCACCGACCTGCTGTTCGCGCTGGACTCGATCCCGGCGATCTACGGCCTGACCCGCGAACCGTATCTGGTGTTCACCGCCAACGTGTTCGCGCTGATGGGGCTGCGGCAGCTGTACTTCCTGCTCGGTGACCTGCTCAAGAGGCTGGTCTACCTGTCGCAGGGGCTCGCGGTCATCCTCGGGTTCATCGGGGTCAAGTTGCTGCTGCACGCGCTGCACGAGAACGAGCTGCCGTTCATCAACGGCGGTGAGCACGTCCCGGTGCCGGAGATCCCGACGCTGGCCAGCCTGGGCGTCATCGTCGTCACGCTGCTGATCACCACGGTGGCCAGCCTGTACAAGACCCGTGTGCACGACGTCCGCAACGGCCGCACGCCCGAGCCGGCACCCGATTCCGGGCCGCCGCGCTGA
- a CDS encoding 2-oxo-4-hydroxy-4-carboxy-5-ureidoimidazoline decarboxylase → MLLHQGIGLDAFNGMPFRRAVHCVFECCYSVPLAAGLAQARPFDNHDQLFRHADELLFSLSEESIDSILQAHPDIGRRPGSAKSSAEQCAVFDERPEVMAELSAAAKAYATHFGFGFVMLVDRLGADDVLAALRDRLHNDYDTERKVMRNELARINRTRLERMLGPEGGFDYW, encoded by the coding sequence ATGTTGTTGCATCAGGGGATCGGCCTCGACGCGTTCAACGGCATGCCGTTTCGCCGGGCCGTACACTGCGTCTTCGAGTGCTGCTACAGCGTGCCGCTGGCCGCCGGCCTGGCGCAGGCGCGCCCGTTCGACAACCACGACCAGCTGTTCCGTCATGCCGACGAGCTGCTGTTCAGCCTCAGCGAGGAGTCGATCGACTCGATCCTGCAGGCCCACCCGGACATCGGGCGGCGTCCCGGCAGTGCCAAATCCTCGGCGGAGCAATGCGCGGTGTTCGACGAGCGCCCCGAGGTGATGGCCGAGCTGTCGGCGGCGGCCAAGGCCTACGCGACGCATTTCGGGTTCGGCTTCGTCATGCTGGTCGACCGGCTCGGCGCCGACGACGTGCTCGCCGCCCTGCGGGACCGCCTGCACAACGACTACGACACCGAGCGCAAGGTGATGCGCAACGAGCTCGCACGGATCAACCGCACCCGGCTGGAACGCATGCTCGGCCCGGAGGGCGGCTTCGACTACTGGTGA